Genomic DNA from Prunus persica cultivar Lovell chromosome G1, Prunus_persica_NCBIv2, whole genome shotgun sequence:
ATTTTCTGGAGAGAACTATACTTGGGAGTCAAGATTAAAtctttataatatttaatttagaCAGAAGACGTAACTTTTAGCCATATTGGGATTCTTGATGACTTGGTGAACAAGACATCAAGATAATTATGGCCTTGTTAAACAATTACGGTAAAGAATGAGAAAGAACTCTACAACTTGGTGAACAAGAAACTCAATCTATGAATTTCGAGGGTCTTGTGTAAAACATGAAATGTGGCTCTTTTAATACTCATCCAATGATAAGACATGGAATGTAAATAAATCTGAAAATATATCAAGCAAGGAATTGTGGAacgaaaataagaaatttcattttgaagcatGTTTACACTGAAGCTAATTGGTAGCTGATGAGTTAACCTCTTTAGCacagaagaaggaaaatcGTTGTATCTGATTCTCTAGTTTTCCTTATATCTATTTTGCcacaagaagaacaagaagttTACCAAACTGAGGAAAGCATTTATACGGGATCATTTAATCAAACAAAAGCTCATACAGTACAGAACAAACATGCGACTAGTTGAAGACCTTGCAGCTTTTGAAGTTGGTCAACAAGAACCTGCTGCATGTAATACAATGttcaattttatcaaacaaTTCGTCGAACACTTCTTGTGCATTGAGTCCTAGATTGGAATACATGATCTCTTTCACGATTTAGCAATTGAATATCtcgatctctctcctccttctctcttgatctctctctccaatatcTCTCAGATCTCTCATGAATTGGAGTGTTTGATTCGAGGGCAACAAAATTGGAGAGAAAGAGGGaaaaagttgaattttttttttttttttgggaataatttgttttcctttctaatttaattacaaatcttattttagtttgattttgtttgaaatccctactgaaatttttgttgtcaAATATTTAAGGACACTGCTTCCCTCCTTCCAGGGAAGGGGGCATTCCTACTTCAAATCACATTTTGaaacatatacaaaaataattcatcaaaaacacaaaatgaaaaatctcTACACACATGTCAAACTATGATTGGTAGGAAAGTAGGAGTTCATACTTTAAGGAAAGCAAGCtagtatttttcaatatttaatCCAACATTTGGATTTCAAATCTCTAGATagatttgaaatttaaattcaaatccaaatatGTAGATCCAAGGGTGTGTCAAAATTTTTGTAAGAAGTGGGCCTAAATGAATTAGGTGTTTTAAAGTATTTTAGGTCCAATGgggtgttagttggattgGCCCAGGTCCTTGGTGTGCTTTCAAGTGCTCCTCGGTTCAAGCGTTTGGTATCCATGTGTTCGAGTGTTCCCCCTTCTCCATTCCTAACTTGAGTGTTCCCCCTTCTCCATTCCTAACTTTGACAACagcaaaaaatatttgaggtCCTTTGGGCCTATTAATTAGTGGATTTAGATTTGGtcaacttaattttttttagaatatGGTCAAATACAAGAGATTTACAGTAAGAACACACCCAAAATGGAGGTTGTAACATACAACAAATctagaaaattaaatccaaCAAGACAATGAGTATAAAACAAGACAAGATCAAGCCGAGCTCACTCAGAGTTGAAAGATGGATGATCAAGAAGACCCCTTGCAGCATCAGTTCTCCAAAGAGATCGTGATAGATCAACATATTCTGCACTAACAGGGAACCAAAAACACCAAAAGTGAAAGGGTCTTACCGCTCAACATTCACCTGGCCAAAATAGgccacatcacctccagaaaCCTACATGATCTCACAACACCTAGAAAATGGTAGATCCACCCATTACTAACAACTCCACctccataaataaatagagcAATAATAAATCTATACTACCTCAAACCAACTCCACAAAAGGCCAAGGCATCAGATCTACAAAGACGCATATAACTTAGCCCAAGAGGCTGGACAGCAGACCCcaagaaaattgaataaaagacGAGAACCTTGCAAAAGCAAGGAAAGCAATACCCAGCAAAAAACTGGGATGAAAGCTCTCCACAACATGTCGGAAGGAGAGAAGCCTGGTTTATTAACCGAAAGAGAAAATTAGAGGTTTGGTTACAAGGGAAAATCCTTAAACGGAGAAGATTGCAGGCGGTGGTTGTGTCTGGGTTCAAATTCACCTAAAATTTGTTAGGCCAAAATACAAGGATTTCAAATGACTTCTAAAACTAGGAATTTGAGCGCATGTTATTAGTGAGATGCATACCTCTAGCATCCTTCTCTTTCCCATCACACGTCTCTACATATCCTCCTCTCTGCGTCATTTCTCttatctcttctctctcctccatctCAGTGGGAAAATGgaaggaaaattaaaaaagaaaatgaaattgtaTGAGTtggttttttaattcttttcttttcatttttgtttacaTTTTTAAGTGAttcttaaatatatttttttcttcattttctgtaGTTTTTAGCTgattgattttcttctttttttctaaataattaCATTTTATTTGAAATCCTTACACACAAATTCTAAcagcaatttttttatttatccaaacaatgaaatttgaaatttgaaattctagGCTTTAGAATTCATAAATTTCAAATCCTCATACTTCAATGTTGCCATGCCTGCCTTGAGTCCAGGCATACCAGGGCCGAACGTGTCAGGAAGCAGAAAGAGCCATCCTCCAACGCCATCAAACTTTATCTTATTGTTCTTAGGCACCCAAGTTGGTGTTCCTTCATAGTTTTGTGGTATAGAAAGTTTGTGGAGTTGACGCATATTTGACTCTataatcttttttattatagtgATTTCAAGTTGAAAACTCACAATTTGCACCTTAGATATCGTTATCATTATATCCATCTCACTCTCCCCTCCCTTCTCTCATGATCTTCCGCCCACCTCTCAACTAGGAGTACGTTtgtgaaaattatacaaaaactaagatttagaagaaaaatgatgaacATGAAGGGCCAAGAATCAACCCAAAACCAGGATGGATGAAGAAACTGTCAATTTTTATTATGAAACAACGCATTTTCTAATTTAGTTAGttgtgaaaaaagaaataaggaGTTATATACCCAGAAACCCAATTTATTTAAGGGAAATGATTTTCTTGCTCCTCTTTTGTTGGAAATTATATGTTCCCAATCttcttttgtccacttacacttCCCTTGTATATTCCCACTTCTCTTTTGTCAAATTAAGCACTATTCTCCTCTAAAATGACTAACCCATCTATGAACATTTCCCTCCATAAGCTGTTACTcttaggggtcgtttggtacgactgactgtcatggactggactaaatcttgagactgtcttggattatgacaggacccgccccgaaatTTCCCGGAAACCAAAGCAGACCCCGTCTTTATTCCGACATCATCCCGATGCCGgacccacttactaaaaatcGAGACTCTCTACTAAaaatttggcagagtctcccctgtaaattaagcaaacccaacaaaaaaatttcaacctgcaacatacataaattaatcccaaccagcagtaTACTTtcataatacaacaaaacacACTAtaaatggcctccggcctcacaggtaaaatctaccatgggtgataacagagcatctactgaatttaatttacaagaacagttgagtataagaaattactcaaatcCTAACTAGGAAAGTTCATAGTTCAGCTTCATACACCACTTGCACGCTTCCTGGAGCCACTACTGGCTgagggggcgcaaaacagaaaacatgtgagtaGACAAAAATAAGATTTGGAGTTAAACAATAAAGTAACCCCACCGTATAAAAGTAATGCTCAAGACATGCAGATtcacaattcataatttaattactcAAAATATATTCCATTAAAACTCTTTAAAATACACAAATCActtcatccataaaccccaTTCTTACAATCTTGCTGTCCTGCCAAACCACTGATAAACTCTAATTTCTTCACTCTCCaactataaatatacatatatatatacaatatacTCATTACACCacctaggtaccggggaaacaatccaaccgggggatcGTTTAACTAGCCCGCAGGATTTCCAAGTGCTATCATGCGTCTAAggatgagcggtccaaccgggggacgaaactccatagctcacacaccggaacatccaaagCCATGTGTAGCTCCAATACGaagtcctacgcgcgcagactggatcatcacacaccggaacatccaatgCCATGAGTGATGATCCCAAACAATATACAGAGTCCttccatacgccggaacatccaacgccgcatatggaaagtgtctcacacgCCAGAACATCAAACACCGCGTGTGAGACTGATAACCTATTCCCAtgcgccggaacatccaacgccatgtgtggGAAGTCCAATAACTGGGGAAGGCACTTACATAGTGTAATCATACAACTTCTCTCAACAACCCCTCATATTCAAGTTCTTCCACAACTCACCTTCACAACCCAAGTATCTCACTTAtagacaatatatatatatatatatatatatataacttccccaaaatccatataaaatatactCTCGATACCCAAATATGCCAAGCccacaatatattgccaaagcGCTATACAAGCATCAAATtcaactcatgaatataatatattcaataaaccattaaaaacattatgcataaatctttcatcaataaaagcatgcatatgattgaaaacaaagtccactcacaaataTTCTCACGCTGCCTGACCACGAGAGGGTCCTGCCTGTTGAGTACGTGCAGTCGGGGcacctatttcgagatacgaaccCTTAATTAATATCAAATTACTTCGAAGCGAAAATCACAATTTAAATACTTaaattcccaaatttccaATACGTGTACGTTGAAGGAGGTATCCTAAGGTGCGCTTACAGGTTTAAGAATCGCTCATGATTGTACGGTTATCGCTAACACACAAAGTttgcattattgaatcggaacatccggggctccgattcatgatCCATGAAATCTCACACGGTCCTAagaatacctagaacaacatattttaattgggAAAAGATCTAACGGTCAGAACCTATTGAACCcagataacgcacaatatgcgaaaatccgttcgatagtcaaacgacgtccaaattgagatccgcgaaatcatatgcactcgtgacaacctaaggatctgaTCGGGTTAAATTACAACTTCACCACCCTAGCCCACGCGACTCCACTCGCGCctgcagcgcgtgggtgtgtagagtaaatTTCGGTAACGGAAAAACCCCACACCtgagctcacccttcctatcCTAGCTTCTACTCAAGGTCAGgatcaaggtctaaaatatcgatgatattggaaatatcggtagtccaaaaatatggaaatttcgatggaaatatagggatattatcgatatcgataaaaattgaataaaaaccacagaaattgtaagaaaaacttggaaatttttattgaaactttggagaatgtctatttagtcaattatctttgagtttatcacaaacaattagaaggaaatgcattgcatgatggatttaactaatttaagttgattatacaacaagcgggcaaacactatgagtgtaaaaaatatgtaataattaatgaaaaaagattaaatacaccgtaatcattcatatataatgatttactataatattttacaatttatacattgcatggtaagatacatgaatgacttagtaccacatagagttcctacgaggttcaaatttttcactatcttcatcatctctgtgtgtagagtaagtgtattgtgaagagtagtcatcaaatgataaatccccaaaatagttttgcatgtaattgttaacataccacccatataaatataaatattttagcatattatcacaaaaacataagtgatatggtgtttaaggtgttggaggaggaaaatgggaggggttcatatcccctttgtgcttttttctcccctttttcccttttttttttaaactttttttttccttcacatcgatatttttgatattttcgatattttagcgatattacaccgatattttgacaaaatattgctgaaatgtaagtgaaattatcgacatcgatatttttcgatattatcATCGATATTGttgatatttatacgatatgtacatggatatgttccgaaatatccgtgattcaaaaaaattgaaatatcctcgatatttcctcaatattatcgatatttcagactatggtcaggatcacttcattcaactacaGGGATGTCCAATTTGGACGGCAATTGGCcggaatttcactttgaaatccggccaaaacctaggtttaCAAAATCGGTTTCTACACCTCAAATCGATCCAAACCTATCCCAAAAAAACTAGAGCTTAgaaaatggatgagaaaccTCACCTTATTCACCGGGTTTGGGCGGCGTAGACGGCGGTGCCACGACGGCGATTCACCGATTCAAACCAGTCGAGATCGTCGGCGATTCTTGAGTTTTTCGACTGGGAAACTGGGCGATTCTGATTCGGGGCTTCACGACGAGTCGAACGGGACCGGTCTCAAGGGCTGGGGTGGTCGGATGTGGCTGCGGTGCGGTGGTTTCCGTCTCGGTGAACAGTAACGAGGAGGGGGAGGTTGCgtgcacagagagagagagaatcgggAGAAAGATAGAGAGTGAggtaaaagtgaaaaaaatcaaaattctaCTCTAACTCTCTTCGAAATAATTACAAGTTTGCCATTGGATTATTTTTTAGCGCCAaatcttcgttacaactccgattcaagcctaccgcatgtctacgaattcgtcttAGTACTACCTACCCAAAAATATCAATCGTGgacccaaaatccttccggataagaaaatgaccaatttacccctaccccaagggtaaattcgtaagtccactttaaataaattaaaatagaaattaaatttggagtcggggtgttacagatTAGCTCGGATTGGGCTAAGCTAGATTAAGTAAtgacctacgtttggtgcTGCGTCAGACTAAGAAGctgaattataaaaatagtgaagacctatgtttggtgctgtaaagaaacccaattcaaatatttataacaatataatatatggccaaaaacaaaaaaacaaaaaagaagatttaaaacaataataaaaataataataataaatttccatgtttttttttatggacaataaaattatgatatttatttttttggcttctcaacaTTAATCTTAGTTGGTTGAAACATTGTTAAAGGAGCTAAGCTCACTCTATATAATTTTACGTTTTTCAGGGACCAAgtaaaacaataatttaaaaaaaaaattgtatatttgACTTTAGACTTTaaactgaaaaatataatttgacaAGGTTAAAATCCTTGCGATAAAGAAAGCATCACATCATGAATTATTAGACTTGTttcaataccaaaaaaatatcacacatttgtaaattattatattttgattttccaaattcaatatcaaaataattattgcaatatttaaatttaattaaggaattttatgaataaataaaaaaatgctgcaaaaaccaaaaaaaaaaaaaactattcaaAGAtctaaaacaataattaaaaaaaacaaataaaattcgGATAATTTTGAAAGGGAGGCGTCAGACTCACGTGTTCTATTTAGCGAGCATACTATTTAGCGAACCACTTTTCAAGCTCAAGGCGTTTATTTCACTATTGGACTATATAATCTCATTTAAGTTAATCTCGtcacttaccaaacatgggttttTAGTGTTATTTAACCCAGTCTAGTTTAGTGAGGCGTACCAAAATGACCTTATGGGATACAGAGGACCACTGAAGTGAAAAATTTAGTTGGAGGGCCAAAATGGAACTTGAACATAAGTTCAAGGACCATTTCTATCAAAAGCCCCTTTTTCTTATACAAGAAATATTGGGGGAGAGGGGATTCTGATGTGAAGCATCCCAATCTGCTAAATCAATTGATTATCTTATCCTCGAAAAGTCAACTGTTGCGGCCAAAATAAGGAAGCCAAAGAGATCAGTCAAGCCTCCTAATTACCTCAAAGTTTATTGCCCTAAATAAATTAGGAGATTTCGTTTTCTCTATTGATGATTTAATtccttttatattttccttatgttttgttttgcctgCTTGTACTAGAATTATGTTTTTCACTCCttgtgttttgggttttttttattttgctagGAGGTAGTTGTTATTTAAATCTACAAGATTTAAATATTGTTAGTGTTCGTTATATATTTCTGGGGTTGGTGCAGTTTCATTGGAggtttgtgtttgagataCCTTCTCCCCATCAAATTCGAACATAAGACCTCGAGCAGAGTTACTGCTCTTAATACCACTACAAACCCCTTGCTATTCCTAGTAAGTAAACATAAATCTCTATATCTATAAGAATAAATACCTTgtcataccaaaaaaaaatttataaatcaaTAATGCCTTCAACAACTTCctcagttctctctctctctttcctcaaTTAAATAGTATTGTATTTTCTGTAACcgaaaaaattattgaattttCATATCTATCATAAAttagtgaaaataaaaaacctttGTAAACATAAAAACACTACAGCAGACAAACACTGTCCGAGTCACGAAGTCGTTAACCGTTACGAAGTGGCCTTTCTGTTTAGTTTTTCCCTCCAAATTTTAACACCTACTCTTTTCCTATCCACATCACACAAAGTGGTTAGCAAACATTCCCAATTCTGTTACCACAGAtcaagaaggagaaggagctGGAGAGTAGGAAAATCTTTTAAAAAGTTTCACAAAAACCCATCTGGGAAATTTTCCAGGAAAGtgaaacagagagaaaatcCGGGAAAATGCCAAGGCAAGCCGAGGAGCCAAAAGACCACCCTTCGATTTCATCtcaagacgaagaagaagaagaaaaatttctTTCAGAGTTTGGGAAAGAGTGGATAAAGATTGGAGATGAGTATTTCCCAAACCCTGTAGCAATGCCCCCATCAGAACAATTCATCAACATGAAGGAAATTGAAACAGAGCCGTTGGTTCAATCTGGAAAGAATATGCAGCGAAAAAGAAGGTTTGAAGCtgaaaaacaacaagaaaaggtTCCTGAATTGCCGACTAAAATTCCCAACAATGCGTTGCTCAAGAATCATAGTCATAAGTTGAAAGACAAGTATGTGAAGCTGCAATTTATAAACAGGGGTTTTATGTCGAAAACAGAGGaggtggaagaagaagaagaagaagaagaaaagttggCATCGCCCTACAGTTTTAGAACCTCGAGGAGGTACCTTTATCGTGATTAAGGATTTAGACcagcttctttgtttttcatctCAGAAATTTTAGTTCTTTGACCAAAACTGTACAAATTCAGAACTGTTCTGGAATTTGAAGATCAACTTGGAGTGcaaattttgttcttgttctcgATTCGGGTGCGCCGTTGtgttctctttttcctctctatTCAGAGCTGAGGCAATTGGAGTTCTTAGGCTATAGTAGAATCTGGGTTTAGGCTGCATCAAGAATTTAACAGAATTGTGGTATTTGAATTAccccaaaaaatggaaaaaattacAAGGAAGAAGCcaactttattatttattatttattatttattttgcgtTTTACACAGTCAACTGGATCTCTCTTTTGTCACAAGTAATTAAACCTAAAATCATAAtgcagaaaataaataaataaaaacaagggtCTAATACTTATAAGTAGTCCTCCAAATCAATATCTACTGGAACATCATATCCAAAAACCATGGAGTAATCATCCAACTCATCTGATGAAAACTTAGGGATCCAGCTTTTTGCAACCTCTGAGTTATGGCCATGGGTTAGAAGCTCCAACACCtaagccaaaaagaaaaacagatctgtatatatatatatatatatatataagaaatcaaagtttcAATTCATGATGAGATGAATTTATTGTGTCCAGCATAATGCATGGTGAATCAGTGCTGTACCTCACTCATTGGCGGACGCCATACCGAGGATTGTCTCACGCAACATGAAGCTGTAAGCACTACTCTCTGTAGTTGTTCTGCATCATATTTTCCTTCCAGTTTTGGATCTGCTAGTTTTTCTATGTCCCCTGATTCCATAAGAGGCTTTGCCTACATACAAATATGTATATGGTAAAATGAGGAATTTGCAGTTTGCATGATCCAATATCACGAAGAGAGGCATGCTTGGATTCTTAAGTCttattttgtccattttctGCTTCTAGCAAGTCAGTCTTTCATTTTacccccttttttttcaagtttcattTCAATCTATCATAAGAAATAAGAACATGGCTTCTGTAGCAGAATATCTAGATTGGGTGCATCTTtgattttccaagttttgttttcctacaGCTTCTCAATACTTagagaaagatgaagagaTTTACTGATTGTATAGGTGTATGTGTCTGTGTACATGCGTTTCGTTTAGTTTAGAAATTCCTTACCCAGAGGAGAAGGTTTTGCTTTGATGAATCCACAGGCTTTCTTCCAGTTACAATTTCCAGAAGAAGAACCCCAAATGCAAAAACATCTATTTTTTCATCCACAATTCCATGCATGAAGTACTCTGGTGCTAAGTATCCAAATGTACCCTCAATTGGAATCACAGCATGGTGAGTCCATTTGTTAGGAAGCCACTTTGCTAGTCCAAAGTCTGTAATCTACACAGAGATAAAATTACATCTGAATTTAGATGGATCGATAAAGCTATCAAGCTCATTGTACTGAAGTAAGTTGTTTGCTTCTTCACCTGTGGTTCGTAATCTGGTCCTAGAAGGACATTTGAGGCTTTTATGTCTCTATGTATTATTCGGTGCTTGCAACATTTATGTAGATAATTCAGACCCCTTGCAACTCCAATGGCAATCTTGTATCTGATCGGCCACGAAAGTGACTCGCAAGATCTCCCTGAAGAAATATTGTTTGAGAGGGTCTCAAGTAATCAGCAAGTTGTTCGTATCAGGCATACTTAATGTGTACAATTGAACAGGTCATGAATATTATTggtgaaagttgagaaactcAGCTTGTTGATTGCAAAATTAAGTGAACTTGCTCTAATTAATTAGTCTTAATGACAAATCGACTTTTACTTTCAATGGTATGTCCCTTTTCTTCCCCTCCAGATACAACatatttcgattttttttttttccaaagtcttCATACAATGTCTAGagatatatatgcatgtgaATCCTACTGAAATTGAGGCAGTGTATTGTTCTTACCATGCAGAGCAGATGACAAATTTccattttgagagaaatcgaAAATCAAGTAGAGTCCATTTTCAATGCAGCAACCGACTAAGTTAGCTGTATTAGGATGACAGACGTGTAAAATTACACCCAATTCCATGAGGAactctttttccttgttaGCATCCTTGCTGTCCTTGGCCAACATCTTAACCGCAATGGTTCGTCCATCAGAAAGGTCACCCTTATACACTTCTGAATATCCACCTCGACCTACTATATTATCTGAAACTCAGAAGAACCAAATGACATGAGAATTTCAAATAAGCAAAAACCAACAGCACTACGAGGTTCACGAAATaccacaattttaaaaaatttatcagaAATGTTCAATATTATTGTGACAACTAATTGTACAGTCACTTTTACCTGGGTGGAAGCTATTTGTAGCAGCCGTGATCTCCCCGTAGCTGAAGCACTTCAACAAAGGTAACCGCTTTTCGTTGTTGGATAAACTGCCAGTTCTTTTTCTGAATGGTGAACCTAAAAAAGAAGTAATAATTCTGCAAGGTGACAGTCCTCGCttccttatttttatttggctCTTGAACATGGGAGGAGCCAGAGAAGGGGACTCTGTGAGGGCAGAGTCCCCAGCCAGAGAAGGGGACTCTGTGAGGACAGAGTCCCCATAGCTGCCGCTATAATCTTCTGTGCTCTGAGATTCTGCTTCAAATTCACCTAGAACAGTTCTTGGTGAAGGATTTGTACTCCTTGTTTCTTGGACAGTTTGCTTTTTAGAAGAGGATGTAGTTCTGCCACTATGAATTGGACTTGGTTGATGGTTTTCTGTTATTAGGGACAGATTAGAATACAGTCCACGAAAATAATTCTTATACTATTCGAAAAAAGCTTTCGAAAAAAGTTACCTTTTGAGTCTGTAGAATGTGAATCTGAATTTTCTTGAGGTTGCTTAGACTTCCCAAATAAAACCAGTGAGCAGCTATCTGGGGCATGCTTGAAGCAATATTTTGTAATGGATGGAGTTCTAATTCAGTGAGGGGAAAATATCAGTCATGAGAGATCATATTGAAAAAACATTGAAACTTTTAAGAATAAGCTTGTTTCCACCTAATTGATTGGTTTCTTGAGccacaaagaagaagatagtCTGCTGACATTGATTTTGTTTCCACAATTAGACCTTT
This window encodes:
- the LOC18789931 gene encoding probable receptor-like serine/threonine-protein kinase At5g57670 isoform X2 — protein: MVPSAPAKILIGISTDPNDSQELLSWAIKVLAQPNDTIVAIHVLVGEERKKRDLVAKKQSQLRRAKAYVISVLGEFARACQSKQVNLEAKVVFSSSIGKGLIVETKSMSADYLLLCGSRNQSIRTPSITKYCFKHAPDSCSLVLFGKSKQPQENSDSHSTDSKENHQPSPIHSGRTTSSSKKQTVQETRSTNPSPRTVLGEFEAESQSTEDYSGSYGDSVLTESPSLAGDSALTESPSLAPPMFKSQIKIRKRGLSPCRIITSFLGSPFRKRTGSLSNNEKRLPLLKCFSYGEITAATNSFHPDNIVGRGGYSEVYKGDLSDGRTIAVKMLAKDSKDANKEKEFLMELGVILHVCHPNTANLVGCCIENGLYLIFDFSQNGNLSSALHGRSCESLSWPIRYKIAIGVARGLNYLHKCCKHRIIHRDIKASNVLLGPDYEPQITDFGLAKWLPNKWTHHAVIPIEGTFGYLAPEYFMHGIVDEKIDVFAFGVLLLEIVTGRKPVDSSKQNLLLWAKPLMESGDIEKLADPKLEGKYDAEQLQRVVLTASCCVRQSSVWRPPMSEICFSFWLRCWSF
- the LOC18789931 gene encoding probable receptor-like serine/threonine-protein kinase At5g57670 isoform X1; its protein translation is MVPSAPAKILIGISTDPNDSQELLSWAIKVLAQPNDTIVAIHVLVGEERKKRDLVAKKQSQLRRAKAYVISVLGEFARACQSKQVNLEAKVVFSSSIGKGLIVETKSMSADYLLLCGSRNQSIRTPSITKYCFKHAPDSCSLVLFGKSKQPQENSDSHSTDSKENHQPSPIHSGRTTSSSKKQTVQETRSTNPSPRTVLGEFEAESQSTEDYSGSYGDSVLTESPSLAGDSALTESPSLAPPMFKSQIKIRKRGLSPCRIITSFLGSPFRKRTGSLSNNEKRLPLLKCFSYGEITAATNSFHPDNIVGRGGYSEVYKGDLSDGRTIAVKMLAKDSKDANKEKEFLMELGVILHVCHPNTANLVGCCIENGLYLIFDFSQNGNLSSALHGRSCESLSWPIRYKIAIGVARGLNYLHKCCKHRIIHRDIKASNVLLGPDYEPQITDFGLAKWLPNKWTHHAVIPIEGTFGYLAPEYFMHGIVDEKIDVFAFGVLLLEIVTGRKPVDSSKQNLLLWAKPLMESGDIEKLADPKLEGKYDAEQLQRVVLTASCCVRQSSVWRPPMSEVLELLTHGHNSEVAKSWIPKFSSDELDDYSMVFGYDVPVDIDLEDYL